One Thermococcus sp. JdF3 genomic window carries:
- a CDS encoding transglutaminase-like domain-containing protein, with protein sequence MRRIGLVFLVVSLLVISVFSAGCIGGGQTSLTPTVTGSGVADSDGDGIPDSEEGKYGTNPNNNDTDGDGLSDGFELEHGIDPTLKDTDDDGLSDGFEVNVYNTSPRMKDTDGDGLSDPSELLNYTTSPLSADTDGDGLGDYGEIFTYHTDPLRQDSDDDGLDDYSELAYGTNPWEEDSDNDTLLDGYEAQHGLDPISPDTDEDYLSDGYEVEIGTDPALDWRYGLDEETLKAGLSRIMRQQISGIARNLSSGSVLDRAWAILEWINATITYNHTKAEFVEESVARWESLNETEKWLYLNLTRVQAINDTAYRLKSGICTDYALLTAGLLLEANVSPVYVLSIDYWNRSTGHATVAIKVNGTYLVLDQRLPPVPLGNYYWYSIYTGMGEIENVTVYMVSLDERGEVVVRNWTWGAERLKAMARAPGEGDIGSLETLVEKLLVEKYPGYTKDERLRDLAEKDFGALLATGDYANGYLPGGFEKGWVLSSRHPLIGFYYTPLMAGKLVRYLWPGPDFDGGEWREILSQCDHYYLKIGKYGEITVRDHTGDSFEVPELLLVMEVAG encoded by the coding sequence GTGCGCAGGATTGGGCTGGTGTTCCTCGTGGTTTCACTGCTCGTGATCTCCGTGTTCTCCGCGGGGTGCATTGGAGGTGGGCAGACTTCACTCACTCCAACCGTCACGGGCAGCGGCGTCGCTGATAGCGATGGTGATGGAATACCCGACTCGGAGGAGGGTAAATACGGGACGAACCCCAACAATAATGACACCGACGGGGACGGTCTCAGCGATGGGTTTGAACTGGAACACGGCATTGATCCGACACTCAAGGACACTGACGACGATGGTCTCAGCGATGGTTTCGAAGTGAACGTCTACAACACCTCTCCCCGTATGAAAGACACCGACGGAGACGGCCTGAGTGATCCCAGCGAGCTTTTAAACTACACCACCAGCCCCCTCTCGGCCGATACCGACGGAGATGGATTGGGTGACTACGGGGAAATTTTCACATATCACACCGACCCGCTCAGGCAGGACAGCGATGATGACGGGCTTGACGATTACTCGGAGCTTGCCTACGGAACGAACCCGTGGGAGGAGGACTCCGACAACGATACCCTTCTTGACGGTTACGAGGCCCAGCACGGCCTCGACCCCATCAGCCCCGACACAGATGAGGATTACCTGTCCGACGGCTATGAGGTTGAAATCGGGACCGATCCCGCTCTGGACTGGAGATACGGGCTCGATGAGGAAACTCTCAAGGCAGGTCTCAGCAGGATTATGAGGCAGCAAATCTCCGGTATAGCCAGGAACCTCTCCAGCGGCTCGGTTCTTGACCGGGCGTGGGCAATCCTTGAGTGGATAAATGCTACAATAACCTACAACCATACCAAGGCCGAGTTCGTTGAGGAAAGCGTGGCCCGGTGGGAGAGCCTGAACGAAACCGAAAAGTGGCTGTACCTCAACCTCACCCGCGTCCAGGCCATCAACGACACGGCTTACCGCCTGAAAAGCGGAATCTGCACCGATTATGCCCTCCTGACGGCGGGCCTCCTCCTCGAGGCCAACGTTAGTCCAGTCTACGTTCTGAGCATCGACTACTGGAACAGGAGCACCGGGCACGCGACGGTTGCCATCAAGGTCAACGGCACCTACCTCGTCCTCGACCAGCGACTTCCGCCAGTTCCCCTCGGAAACTACTACTGGTACTCGATATACACGGGCATGGGCGAGATAGAGAACGTGACCGTTTACATGGTTTCGCTAGATGAGCGTGGCGAGGTCGTGGTTAGAAACTGGACCTGGGGGGCCGAGCGCCTCAAGGCAATGGCCAGAGCACCTGGAGAGGGGGACATCGGGAGCCTTGAGACCCTCGTCGAGAAACTGCTCGTTGAGAAGTACCCAGGGTACACGAAAGATGAGCGGTTGAGGGACCTCGCGGAGAAGGACTTCGGGGCCCTGCTGGCCACCGGCGACTACGCCAACGGCTACCTTCCGGGTGGTTTCGAGAAGGGCTGGGTGCTCTCCTCGCGCCACCCCCTCATTGGGTTCTACTACACCCCCCTGATGGCCGGGAAGCTCGTCCGCTACCTATGGCCTGGGCCTGATTTCGATGGGGGCGAGTGGCGTGAAATCCTGAGCCAGTGTGACCACTACTATCTAAAAATCGGAAAATACGGGGAAATAACGGTTAGAGACCACACAGGGGATTCATTTGAGGTTCCGGAGTTGCTTTTGGTCATGGAGGTCGCGGGCTGA
- a CDS encoding cation:proton antiporter, whose protein sequence is MDVFLELAVILITAKLMGYLSSRLGFPAALGQIIGGILLGPSLLNFVTYGEGVRLISELGVIMLLFLAGLETDMEEFKRVGLPAFLIASLGVALPFIFGYAVALRWGYPGMEALFLGGVMTATSVSLTASVLMEMKRLRTRVGAAILAAAVVDDVLGIIILTILVAMNTKGTVYVGDIAVLLVEIAAFFLLSYLIGRGIVKKVLRSSHRINLPETVTTVSIVVMLIFAYLAEYFQIAAITGAYLAGILVAGSDDARKITDKIITLGYAFFIPVFLVGVGAETDAHVVLAAGAFALVYSLLAIVGKIIGCGIGGILSKFSPMESLQIGVGMIPRMEVGLIMANIGLAEGILTNESFSIAIAMVMATTLVTPPLLKLVFSRR, encoded by the coding sequence ATGGACGTCTTCCTGGAGCTGGCGGTCATACTGATTACGGCCAAGCTGATGGGCTACCTAAGCTCGAGGCTCGGCTTCCCCGCGGCTTTGGGTCAGATAATCGGGGGAATACTCCTCGGCCCGTCCCTTCTGAACTTCGTGACCTACGGCGAGGGCGTTCGGCTCATCTCCGAGCTGGGCGTCATAATGCTCCTCTTTCTGGCCGGTCTCGAAACGGACATGGAGGAGTTCAAGCGCGTCGGCCTCCCGGCTTTTCTCATAGCCTCCCTGGGTGTTGCCCTTCCCTTCATCTTCGGCTACGCCGTGGCCCTTAGGTGGGGTTACCCGGGTATGGAGGCCCTCTTCCTCGGCGGCGTCATGACGGCGACGAGCGTCAGTTTAACCGCGAGCGTTCTCATGGAGATGAAGCGCCTCAGGACGAGGGTCGGTGCGGCTATCCTGGCCGCCGCCGTGGTGGACGACGTCCTGGGCATAATAATCCTGACGATTCTCGTGGCCATGAACACCAAGGGGACGGTTTACGTAGGGGATATAGCGGTGCTTCTCGTTGAAATCGCCGCTTTCTTCCTCCTCAGCTACCTCATAGGCAGGGGAATCGTCAAGAAGGTTCTCCGCTCCTCCCACAGGATAAACCTCCCCGAAACCGTCACCACGGTCTCGATAGTCGTGATGCTCATCTTCGCCTACCTCGCCGAGTACTTCCAGATAGCGGCCATAACCGGTGCCTACCTGGCGGGAATACTCGTCGCCGGGAGCGATGACGCGAGGAAGATAACCGACAAGATAATCACCCTCGGCTACGCCTTCTTCATTCCCGTCTTCCTCGTCGGCGTCGGCGCCGAAACCGATGCCCACGTGGTCCTCGCGGCGGGGGCCTTCGCGCTGGTTTACTCACTCCTCGCCATAGTCGGGAAGATCATCGGCTGTGGAATCGGCGGAATCCTCTCGAAGTTCAGCCCCATGGAGTCCCTCCAGATAGGCGTTGGAATGATTCCGAGAATGGAAGTGGGCCTTATAATGGCCAACATAGGCCTCGCCGAGGGAATCCTGACGAACGAGAGCTTTTCCATAGCCATCGCAATGGTCATGGCGACGACGCTGGTCACGCCGCCGCTCCTCAAGCTGGTCTTCTCGAGGCGTTAG
- a CDS encoding TIGR00269 family protein: MRCKFCERPAFIKLHYPKMYLCPEHFTEYFERKVKRTIERYKLIKPGERILVVVSGGKDSAVTAHVLKKLGYDIECLHINLGIGEYSEKSEKYARKQCEKLDVPLHIVRVRELLGKGIGEVRTRRPTCSYCGLTKRYIFNKFAYDNGFDAVATGHNLDDEAGFILANILNWNTQYLAKQGPVTPAQFNGKLVKKIKPLYELTEREVVAYALANGIEYHIEECPHAVGATTIEVKGILNEMEERRPGTKINFVKGYLRKKELFEGELQEADLRECRVCGMPSSGEICSFCRFWRREEPINFRL, from the coding sequence ATGAGGTGCAAGTTCTGCGAGAGGCCGGCGTTTATAAAACTCCACTACCCGAAGATGTACCTGTGCCCCGAACACTTCACCGAGTACTTCGAGAGAAAGGTCAAGCGCACGATAGAGCGTTACAAGTTGATAAAACCCGGCGAGAGGATTCTGGTCGTGGTGAGCGGGGGAAAGGACTCGGCCGTTACAGCCCACGTCCTCAAGAAGCTCGGCTACGACATCGAGTGCCTTCACATCAACCTGGGCATCGGCGAGTATTCCGAGAAGAGCGAGAAGTACGCGAGGAAGCAGTGCGAGAAGCTCGACGTTCCCCTCCACATCGTCCGCGTTAGGGAGCTCCTCGGGAAGGGCATCGGGGAAGTGAGAACGCGCAGACCGACCTGCTCCTACTGCGGGCTGACGAAGAGATACATCTTCAACAAGTTCGCCTACGACAACGGCTTCGACGCGGTAGCTACCGGCCACAACCTCGACGACGAGGCGGGCTTCATCCTGGCAAACATCCTGAACTGGAACACGCAGTACCTGGCCAAACAGGGACCGGTAACCCCGGCGCAGTTCAACGGAAAGCTCGTGAAGAAGATAAAGCCCCTCTACGAGCTTACCGAGAGGGAGGTAGTCGCCTACGCTCTCGCCAACGGCATAGAGTACCACATCGAGGAGTGCCCCCACGCGGTCGGGGCCACGACGATAGAGGTCAAGGGCATACTCAATGAGATGGAGGAGAGGAGGCCAGGGACGAAGATAAACTTCGTGAAGGGCTACCTCAGGAAGAAGGAACTCTTTGAAGGGGAGCTCCAGGAGGCCGACCTCAGGGAGTGCAGGGTCTGCGGCATGCCGTCGAGCGGTGAAATCTGCTCCTTCTGCAGGTTCTGGCGCAGGGAGGAGCCGATAAACTTCAGACTCTGA
- the hisS gene encoding histidine--tRNA ligase — MKVRLEKVKGTRDLLPEEMAKRRWVFERIREVFERYNFHEVLTPTFEYTELFKLRSGEEVVEQLYAFDDKGGRNLSLRPDMTSSVARLYVNGFQNAPKPVKWYYMANMFRYEEPQSGRYREFWQAGVELLGSDKVEADAEVIALFVESYLATGLEDFTVNIGDRVLLDEFAKMLGVEDDVGLMRLIDKKDKMSREDFAGALREFGLDDEGVEKVLALVEIKGLPEEVLPKAEELFTGEKAKEEIKRLYELVDLLDAYGVSKWIRIDLGIARGFDYYTSIVFEAIAPNDLGIGSIGGGGRYDNLISVFGGKPTPATGFAIGIERLIPILEWKGLIPEPKLRPDVYVVPIGKDVELRRAAVEITSALRAAGVKTDCELTGRKLRKALDYAGKLGVPYVVLVGKKDLAEGKVTVRDMESGEQRTVEKARVAEAVVGLLKG, encoded by the coding sequence ATGAAGGTAAGGCTTGAAAAAGTTAAGGGAACGCGAGACCTGCTCCCGGAGGAGATGGCGAAGAGGAGATGGGTTTTCGAGAGAATCCGCGAGGTCTTCGAGCGGTATAACTTTCACGAGGTTCTCACGCCCACCTTTGAGTACACCGAGCTCTTCAAGCTGAGGAGCGGTGAGGAGGTGGTCGAGCAGCTCTACGCCTTCGACGACAAGGGCGGACGGAACCTCTCGCTCAGACCCGACATGACGTCCAGCGTCGCGAGGCTCTACGTCAACGGCTTCCAGAACGCCCCGAAGCCCGTTAAATGGTACTACATGGCCAACATGTTCCGCTATGAGGAACCCCAGAGCGGCCGTTACCGCGAGTTCTGGCAGGCAGGGGTGGAGCTCCTCGGGAGCGATAAAGTTGAGGCAGATGCGGAGGTCATAGCCCTCTTCGTTGAGAGCTACCTCGCCACCGGCCTCGAGGACTTCACCGTTAACATAGGCGACCGCGTTCTCCTCGACGAGTTCGCAAAGATGCTCGGCGTTGAGGACGACGTAGGCCTGATGAGGCTCATAGACAAGAAGGACAAGATGAGCAGGGAGGACTTCGCCGGCGCCCTGAGGGAGTTCGGGCTGGACGATGAGGGCGTCGAGAAAGTCCTGGCGCTGGTGGAGATAAAGGGCCTTCCCGAAGAGGTTCTTCCGAAGGCTGAGGAGCTCTTCACGGGCGAGAAAGCTAAGGAGGAAATCAAGCGCCTCTACGAGCTGGTCGATTTGCTCGATGCCTACGGCGTCTCGAAGTGGATAAGGATAGACCTCGGCATAGCGAGGGGCTTCGACTACTACACGAGCATAGTCTTTGAAGCCATCGCCCCCAACGACCTCGGCATAGGCTCGATAGGCGGCGGCGGCCGCTACGACAACCTTATCTCCGTCTTCGGCGGAAAGCCGACCCCGGCGACGGGCTTTGCCATTGGAATCGAGCGCCTCATTCCGATACTCGAATGGAAGGGGCTCATCCCGGAGCCGAAGCTCAGGCCCGACGTCTACGTCGTACCCATCGGGAAGGACGTCGAGCTGAGGAGGGCCGCCGTTGAGATAACGAGCGCCCTGAGGGCCGCGGGCGTCAAAACCGACTGCGAGCTAACTGGAAGAAAGCTCAGGAAGGCACTCGATTATGCTGGAAAGCTCGGAGTTCCGTACGTCGTCCTCGTTGGGAAGAAGGACCTGGCGGAAGGAAAGGTCACGGTAAGGGATATGGAGAGCGGCGAGCAGAGAACCGTCGAGAAGGCTCGGGTCGCGGAGGCCGTGGTTGGGTTATTGAAGGGCTGA
- a CDS encoding EVE domain-containing protein: protein MKYWLCITTRDNWEVVRKNNVWGVAKRHRNTIAKVKPGDKLVFYVKQGRKNKEVLEPKIVGIFEVVSEPYTDSSRIFKSPPHLNETYPLRVKIKPLKLGELDFKPLIPKLKFITNKKRWSGHLMGKAMREIPEEDYKLIEGLL from the coding sequence ATGAAGTACTGGCTCTGCATCACCACTCGCGACAACTGGGAGGTTGTCAGAAAGAATAACGTCTGGGGCGTGGCTAAGAGGCACAGGAACACCATCGCCAAAGTCAAGCCCGGTGACAAGCTCGTCTTTTACGTCAAGCAGGGGAGGAAGAACAAGGAAGTTCTCGAACCCAAGATCGTCGGCATCTTTGAAGTCGTGAGCGAGCCTTACACTGACTCAAGCAGAATCTTCAAGAGCCCGCCGCACCTAAACGAGACTTACCCCCTCAGGGTCAAGATTAAGCCCCTAAAGCTCGGCGAACTTGACTTCAAGCCTCTCATCCCAAAGCTGAAGTTCATCACTAACAAGAAGCGCTGGAGCGGGCATTTAATGGGCAAGGCAATGAGAGAAATCCCGGAAGAGGATTACAAGCTGATTGAAGGCCTTCTTTGA
- a CDS encoding MarC family protein, which translates to MSEWLSILSSALFMLIMIDPSDKILLVSLLREDFHIEDIRTLIVRANLIGFLLLFLFAVSGQIILQDIFHIDINALRVAGGFVLFKIGLEALESGGMMTLKKEKNILALAAVPVATPLIAGPAAITTAITLTAEKGLYHATAAVFLAILMTALVMFVTLYLIKNVSKTTLGVFIRIIGMFTMAIGAQMMVQGVVGIYLLMTSAG; encoded by the coding sequence ATGAGCGAGTGGCTTTCGATACTCAGTTCCGCACTATTCATGCTCATCATGATAGACCCGAGCGACAAGATACTCCTGGTCAGCCTGCTCAGGGAGGACTTCCACATAGAGGACATAAGGACGCTTATTGTCAGGGCGAACCTGATAGGCTTCCTCCTCCTGTTCCTCTTTGCGGTTTCGGGCCAGATAATTCTTCAGGACATATTCCACATCGACATAAACGCCCTCCGCGTTGCCGGCGGCTTTGTCCTTTTCAAGATAGGTCTCGAGGCCCTCGAAAGCGGCGGAATGATGACCCTCAAAAAAGAGAAGAACATACTCGCCCTTGCCGCCGTCCCCGTTGCGACGCCCTTGATAGCCGGCCCGGCCGCGATAACGACCGCGATAACCCTCACCGCGGAGAAGGGTCTCTACCACGCGACCGCGGCGGTGTTCCTTGCCATCCTGATGACGGCCCTCGTCATGTTCGTGACGCTGTACCTGATCAAGAACGTCAGCAAAACGACCCTGGGGGTCTTCATAAGGATAATCGGTATGTTCACGATGGCTATTGGTGCCCAGATGATGGTCCAGGGCGTCGTCGGGATATACCTCCTGATGACGTCTGCTGGATGA
- a CDS encoding biotin/lipoate A/B protein ligase family protein → MRFIPLIVARPEVQMAIDEAIMRARIEGKVPDTVRLYAFSPSSVTIGRFQSVVHDVNLDEARKLGIPVVRRITGGGSVFHDEYGEVTYSVVVGEDYHPMLRNVESSYRYLAGPLVDALKELGLEAGFSGLNDIVANGKKISGSAQTRRKGVILQHGTFMYSTRVEVLGRVLRVSKAKLADKGVSSIWERVTTLEREGINLSRWEAYELLRESFFSAFEPEEGGLTDYELELAERLVEERYGNPEWNESR, encoded by the coding sequence ATGAGGTTCATCCCGCTCATCGTTGCAAGGCCCGAGGTCCAGATGGCCATAGACGAGGCGATAATGAGGGCCAGGATAGAGGGAAAGGTTCCCGACACGGTAAGGCTGTACGCCTTCTCGCCGAGCTCCGTGACCATAGGCCGCTTCCAGAGCGTCGTCCACGACGTCAACCTTGACGAGGCACGGAAGCTCGGCATCCCCGTCGTCCGCAGGATTACCGGCGGCGGTTCGGTGTTCCACGACGAATACGGCGAGGTAACCTACTCCGTCGTTGTCGGCGAGGACTACCATCCGATGCTCAGGAACGTTGAGAGCAGCTACCGCTATTTAGCCGGCCCGCTGGTTGATGCGCTGAAAGAGCTCGGCCTTGAGGCGGGCTTCTCAGGCCTGAACGATATCGTTGCCAACGGGAAAAAAATCAGTGGCTCCGCACAGACGAGGCGGAAGGGAGTCATCCTGCAGCACGGCACGTTCATGTACTCCACGCGCGTTGAGGTACTCGGAAGGGTTCTCAGGGTCTCCAAGGCCAAGCTCGCCGACAAGGGCGTTTCGAGCATCTGGGAGAGGGTAACCACCCTGGAGCGCGAGGGCATAAATCTGAGCCGCTGGGAGGCCTACGAGCTGCTCAGGGAGAGCTTCTTCAGTGCCTTTGAGCCTGAGGAGGGTGGGCTCACCGACTATGAGCTCGAGCTCGCCGAGAGGCTGGTGGAGGAGAGGTATGGAAATCCGGAGTGGAACGAGAGCCGGTGA
- a CDS encoding NAD(P)/FAD-dependent oxidoreductase gives MVSEAGNGKTYDVVIIGAGPAGLFAAYELAEKSDFRILVIEEGGNVEQRICPMYDLGYCIGCQPCHIMSGVGGAGGLSDGTINLRPDIGGDLSELTEDENYAWQLVWEVDRIFLRHRSPRNLFRGNPEEIRYWEQRAAQAGVKFIPIIQRHIGSDRTPEVIADIKRYLEGKGVEFLLWTKALEFGPGRVKVKRGKNIFTINASYIIVAPGRGGADWFHDVAGRIGLEARHGPIDVGVRVEVPAIVMEPITSINHDPKFHIYTDTYDDFVRTFCTNPNGFVVEEKYDSYVGVNGHSMHEKKSNNTNFAFLTRIELTEPVEDTTAYGKSIAQLATTIGGGKPLLQRLGDLRRGRRSTWARIKRSDVEPTLRHVTPGDIAMALPHRVVTNIIEGLEKLDRVLPGVASDHTLLYAPEIKYYAMKVEVDENLETSIEGIFAAGDGAGLSRDIVNAAATGLLAARGILKKEGIFTEKDFRKPGNWKNKIEEME, from the coding sequence ATGGTTTCTGAAGCAGGAAACGGAAAGACCTACGATGTCGTGATTATAGGCGCCGGCCCCGCCGGCCTCTTTGCGGCCTACGAGCTGGCGGAAAAGAGCGATTTTAGGATTCTGGTGATAGAGGAAGGCGGCAACGTCGAGCAGAGGATCTGCCCGATGTACGATCTCGGCTACTGCATCGGCTGCCAGCCCTGCCACATAATGAGCGGCGTAGGCGGTGCGGGGGGACTGAGCGACGGCACGATAAACCTCAGGCCGGACATAGGCGGTGATTTAAGCGAGCTTACGGAAGACGAAAACTACGCCTGGCAGCTCGTCTGGGAAGTTGACAGGATTTTCCTGCGCCACAGGTCACCCAGAAACCTGTTCAGGGGAAACCCGGAGGAGATCCGCTACTGGGAGCAGAGGGCGGCACAGGCGGGTGTGAAGTTCATCCCGATAATCCAGCGGCACATAGGTTCGGACAGGACGCCCGAGGTTATAGCGGATATAAAGAGGTACCTCGAGGGCAAAGGCGTCGAGTTTCTCCTCTGGACCAAGGCCCTGGAGTTCGGGCCGGGCCGGGTGAAGGTGAAGAGGGGAAAGAACATCTTCACGATCAACGCCAGCTACATAATCGTCGCCCCCGGAAGGGGCGGGGCGGACTGGTTCCACGACGTGGCCGGGAGGATAGGGCTTGAGGCGAGGCACGGGCCGATTGACGTGGGCGTCCGCGTCGAGGTTCCCGCGATAGTCATGGAGCCGATAACGAGCATAAACCACGACCCCAAATTCCACATCTACACCGACACCTACGACGACTTCGTGAGGACCTTCTGCACCAACCCGAACGGCTTCGTCGTCGAGGAGAAGTACGACTCCTACGTCGGCGTCAACGGGCACTCGATGCACGAGAAGAAGAGCAACAACACCAACTTCGCCTTTCTGACGAGGATAGAGCTGACCGAGCCGGTTGAGGACACCACGGCCTACGGGAAGAGCATAGCACAGCTCGCAACGACTATCGGCGGCGGAAAACCGCTCCTCCAGCGCCTCGGCGACCTCAGGAGGGGCAGGAGGAGCACGTGGGCGCGCATAAAGAGGAGCGACGTTGAGCCGACCCTGAGGCACGTCACGCCGGGGGACATAGCGATGGCCCTGCCGCACCGCGTTGTGACCAACATCATAGAGGGGCTTGAAAAGCTCGACCGCGTTCTTCCGGGCGTTGCGAGCGACCACACCCTGCTCTACGCACCCGAGATAAAGTACTACGCCATGAAGGTCGAGGTGGACGAGAACCTTGAGACGAGCATAGAGGGAATCTTCGCTGCCGGCGACGGTGCCGGCCTGAGCAGGGACATAGTGAACGCGGCCGCCACGGGTCTTTTAGCGGCGAGAGGGATACTCAAGAAGGAGGGCATTTTCACGGAGAAGGACTTCAGGAAACCGGGGAACTGGAAGAACAAAATAGAGGAAATGGAATAG
- a CDS encoding HPP family protein has protein sequence MDTLNAGEKSHEAKAKKIRIIHSKRRLLQLQRKEELSHNIRYVSKVPVRLVMDRDYLVVHPHDSLATLIESMGEEESSAIVVDSEGKLVGFVTMKDILHLFDVPRRHSIVGFGLLKRYSVTRATRVEDIMVTRPITVGINDDLGHAIRIMLETGKHHLPVVDDGGRAHGLLEVKDIIRLIRLVSL, from the coding sequence ATGGACACTTTGAATGCCGGGGAAAAATCCCATGAGGCCAAAGCGAAGAAGATACGGATAATCCACAGCAAGAGACGGCTCCTCCAGCTCCAGCGCAAGGAAGAGCTTAGCCACAACATCAGGTACGTTTCCAAGGTCCCCGTGAGGCTGGTCATGGACCGCGACTACCTCGTCGTTCACCCTCACGACTCCCTGGCAACTCTCATCGAGAGCATGGGCGAGGAGGAAAGCTCCGCTATCGTCGTTGATTCCGAGGGAAAGCTCGTCGGATTCGTCACGATGAAGGACATACTCCACCTCTTCGACGTTCCCCGGAGGCACTCCATAGTGGGCTTCGGCCTGCTGAAGAGGTACTCCGTCACGAGGGCGACGAGGGTGGAGGACATAATGGTCACCAGGCCTATAACGGTTGGAATCAACGACGACCTGGGGCACGCCATAAGGATAATGCTCGAAACCGGAAAGCACCACCTTCCCGTGGTGGACGACGGTGGCAGGGCCCACGGCCTGCTGGAGGTTAAGGACATAATACGCCTCATACGCCTCGTCTCCCTCTGA